From Acinetobacter sp. ASP199, the proteins below share one genomic window:
- a CDS encoding YrbL family protein, with product MMYQLTDLTLLGKGGYKLVYQHPTDESKAIKVMNPNRINEDGEWAHLGRFKRGHAQGVYKQFRRELLQYLQLCKNHYKHNTFSFPIETPYGFVETDQGLGLVVEKIISPNGKGMTLHELCRTGEFNDTHAKALDEFFNACCDLHIVYGEVNIAGIMYSEKRSGKPEFVLVDGMGDKLFIPLRAMSKSLNAKNVRKIEGRIRHKMDELLQSAQQNQIENRAA from the coding sequence ATGATGTATCAACTTACTGATCTTACCCTTTTGGGCAAAGGCGGTTATAAACTGGTTTATCAGCATCCAACTGATGAAAGTAAAGCCATTAAAGTGATGAACCCAAACCGCATCAATGAGGACGGTGAATGGGCACATCTCGGCCGTTTTAAACGTGGGCATGCCCAAGGTGTATATAAGCAGTTCCGCCGTGAGTTATTGCAATATCTACAACTCTGCAAAAATCACTATAAGCACAATACTTTTAGTTTCCCGATTGAAACACCCTATGGCTTTGTAGAAACAGATCAAGGCTTAGGACTGGTTGTCGAGAAAATTATCAGCCCGAATGGTAAAGGCATGACCCTGCACGAACTCTGCCGTACGGGTGAGTTTAATGATACACATGCCAAAGCACTGGATGAATTCTTTAATGCCTGCTGCGATCTGCATATTGTGTATGGCGAAGTGAATATTGCCGGCATTATGTACAGTGAAAAGCGTAGTGGCAAACCGGAGTTTGTGCTGGTTGATGGCATGGGAGATAAACTGTTTATCCCGCTACGTGCCATGAGCAAATCTCTGAATGCCAAGAATGTGCGCAAGATTGAGGGTCGCATCCGCCATAAAATGGATGAACTGCTGCAGTCTGCTCAGCAGAATCAAATCGAAAACCGGGCTGCCTAG
- a CDS encoding YrbL family protein, producing the protein MMYKIDELTRLGQGCSKIVFQHPEQDDKIIKIMNPDRVDLDGGWKGHGKIKRQLSQGAYKQFRRELLQYLQLCKNHYQHNQFEFPVETPYGFVQTDKGLGLVVEKIISPNGRGITLHELCREKQFTEKHAQALDIFFDQCCDLHIVYGEVNIAGIMYTEQRNNKPEFVLVDGMGEKLLIPLRAMSKRINAKNVRKIEAKIKAQMQRLLQA; encoded by the coding sequence ATGATGTATAAAATTGATGAACTTACCCGTCTGGGCCAAGGATGCTCAAAAATTGTTTTTCAGCACCCCGAGCAAGATGACAAGATTATCAAGATCATGAATCCGGATCGTGTGGATCTCGATGGTGGCTGGAAAGGTCATGGCAAGATCAAGCGCCAGTTGTCTCAAGGGGCGTATAAACAGTTCCGCCGTGAACTATTGCAATACTTACAGCTCTGTAAAAATCACTATCAACACAACCAGTTTGAGTTCCCCGTTGAAACTCCATATGGCTTTGTTCAGACCGATAAAGGTTTGGGGCTAGTCGTTGAAAAAATTATCAGCCCAAATGGCAGAGGAATTACCCTGCACGAGCTTTGTCGTGAAAAACAATTTACTGAGAAACATGCACAGGCTTTGGATATCTTCTTCGATCAGTGTTGTGACCTGCATATTGTCTATGGTGAAGTGAATATTGCTGGCATCATGTATACCGAACAGCGTAATAATAAGCCTGAATTTGTTCTGGTTGATGGCATGGGTGAAAAACTGCTCATTCCATTACGTGCCATGAGCAAGCGTATCAATGCTAAAAATGTGCGTAAAATCGAGGCTAAAATTAAGGCTCAAATGCAACGGCTACTCCAAGCTTAA
- the purC gene encoding phosphoribosylaminoimidazolesuccinocarboxamide synthase produces MLKQTLLYTGKAKSVYTTDSEDHLILVFRDDASAFNGEKIEQLDRKGKVNNRFNAFIMEKLAAAGIETHFEKLLTPNEVLVKKLQMIPVECVVRNYAAGSLCRRLGVEEGKELTPPTFELFFKDDALGDPMVNESQAIALDWATAEQLAKMKELTYQVNEVLKALFEAGNMLLVDFKLEFGVFHDRIVLGDEFSPDGCRLWDKDTKKKLDKDRFRQGLGGVVEAYEEVAARLGIDLDNI; encoded by the coding sequence ATGTTAAAACAAACCTTGCTCTATACTGGTAAAGCGAAATCTGTCTATACAACAGACAGTGAAGACCACCTGATTTTAGTTTTTCGTGACGATGCGTCAGCATTTAATGGCGAAAAGATCGAACAACTGGATCGTAAAGGTAAGGTGAATAACCGTTTTAACGCCTTCATCATGGAAAAGTTAGCAGCTGCTGGCATTGAAACTCATTTTGAGAAATTGCTAACACCAAATGAAGTACTGGTTAAGAAACTTCAAATGATTCCTGTAGAGTGTGTGGTACGTAACTATGCTGCGGGTTCTTTATGCCGTCGTCTTGGTGTTGAAGAAGGTAAAGAGTTAACACCTCCTACATTCGAATTGTTCTTTAAAGATGATGCTCTTGGCGATCCAATGGTAAACGAATCTCAAGCGATTGCTTTAGATTGGGCAACAGCTGAACAACTGGCAAAAATGAAAGAACTGACTTACCAAGTGAACGAAGTGCTTAAAGCATTATTCGAAGCGGGTAATATGCTTCTGGTTGACTTTAAACTTGAATTCGGTGTGTTCCACGACCGTATCGTACTGGGTGATGAATTCTCTCCAGACGGTTGCCGTCTATGGGACAAAGACACCAAGAAAAAACTGGACAAAGACCGTTTCCGCCAAGGCCTAGGCGGCGTGGTTGAAGCGTATGAAGAAGTTGCTGCACGTTTAGGTATTGATTTAGACAATATCTAA
- a CDS encoding lipoprotein-34 precursor (NlpB): MQLRLGLILALSAFSLAGCSSMAFKNGTLDYKDTTTLEPLQYPEGAMVRPATPLYPAPTVDPLAIEHAPKLENERGNRFALPRPSAEPVRSTQTDETVTDITGKPQLVMDGNQNPLLKIDGNAATIWQYTLATLSSLNHSIVGQSKDRYQVTIQVDQQTYVLRLSPAGSSNTLAVFNPDNSFADREKAAELLNQIYQNWPA, translated from the coding sequence ATGCAATTACGTTTAGGACTTATCCTTGCCCTTTCAGCATTCAGTTTAGCGGGTTGTAGTTCAATGGCCTTTAAAAATGGCACGTTAGACTACAAGGACACAACTACGCTAGAGCCTCTGCAATACCCTGAAGGTGCTATGGTTCGTCCTGCAACGCCATTGTATCCTGCTCCGACAGTAGATCCGCTTGCGATTGAACATGCACCAAAACTGGAAAATGAGCGTGGTAACCGTTTTGCCCTGCCACGCCCTTCTGCTGAGCCAGTTCGTTCAACTCAAACGGATGAAACTGTTACAGATATAACGGGAAAGCCACAGCTGGTGATGGATGGAAATCAAAATCCGTTGCTCAAAATTGATGGAAATGCTGCTACAATATGGCAATATACTCTTGCCACGCTCAGCAGCCTTAACCATTCCATCGTTGGTCAAAGCAAAGATCGTTACCAGGTAACGATTCAGGTCGATCAGCAGACCTATGTTTTAAGACTCTCTCCTGCAGGTTCGAGTAACACCCTGGCTGTGTTTAATCCTGATAACAGTTTTGCCGACCGCGAAAAAGCAGCAGAACTGTTAAACCAGATTTACCAAAATTGGCCAGCCTAG
- the dapA gene encoding 4-hydroxy-tetrahydrodipicolinate synthase has product MTQQAQTIQGSIVAIVTPMFEDGSVDWKGLEKLVEWHIAEGTNSIVAVGTTGEASTLSMSEHTQVIKEIIRVANKRIPVIAGTGANSTHEAIELTQEAKDLGADAALLVTPYYNKPTQEGLYQHYKAIAEAVDLPQILYNVPGRTGVDMLNETVIRLADIPQIVGIKDATGDVERGAALIAGLQSKDMTVYSGDDATAYQLMAHGAKGNISVTANIAPKVMSEVCTAAIAGDAARAEELNAQVANLHNILFCESNPIPVKWALHDMGLIGTGIRLPLTPLAEQYRAPLHEALAAAGVIK; this is encoded by the coding sequence ATGACTCAGCAAGCACAGACCATTCAGGGTTCCATTGTCGCAATCGTCACCCCTATGTTTGAAGATGGCAGCGTAGATTGGAAGGGTCTCGAGAAGCTCGTTGAGTGGCACATTGCAGAGGGAACCAACAGCATCGTAGCTGTAGGTACAACAGGCGAAGCATCAACGCTGAGCATGAGCGAACACACGCAAGTGATCAAAGAAATCATCCGTGTTGCCAACAAACGAATTCCAGTTATTGCCGGCACAGGCGCAAACTCAACACATGAAGCCATTGAACTGACTCAGGAAGCCAAAGACCTGGGCGCAGATGCTGCCCTGCTGGTGACTCCATATTACAACAAGCCGACTCAAGAAGGCCTGTATCAGCACTATAAAGCGATTGCTGAAGCAGTAGACCTGCCACAGATCCTGTACAACGTACCAGGCCGTACCGGTGTGGACATGTTAAATGAAACTGTCATTCGTCTGGCAGATATTCCGCAAATCGTCGGTATCAAGGATGCGACAGGTGATGTTGAACGTGGTGCCGCACTCATCGCAGGCTTACAAAGCAAAGACATGACCGTGTATTCTGGTGATGATGCAACGGCGTACCAGCTCATGGCACATGGTGCAAAAGGTAATATTTCTGTGACTGCCAACATTGCACCAAAAGTCATGAGTGAAGTGTGTACTGCTGCCATTGCCGGTGATGCTGCTCGTGCTGAAGAGCTGAACGCTCAGGTTGCAAATTTACACAATATTTTATTTTGCGAATCGAATCCAATTCCTGTGAAATGGGCACTCCATGACATGGGCCTTATCGGTACAGGTATTCGCCTGCCGTTAACACCACTTGCAGAACAATATCGCGCTCCGCTTCATGAAGCACTTGCTGCAGCGGGCGTCATTAAATAA
- the mhpT gene encoding 3-(3-hydroxy-phenyl)propionate transporter MhpT: protein MEKSDNKHAIVTVGICFLIAVIEGLDIQAAGIAAAGIREHFGLDSSQLGVFFSAGILGLLPGALVGGRIADRIGRKTVLIWSTAIFAVFTLCTIWVNSFNSLLAVRFLAGAGLGAAMPILITLASEAVSPANRGRAVGLMYCGMPVGAAILSLVASTEFGSDWKNIFYLGGLLPIIVIPVMLFLLPESKEYLKAKDKANNAPADTVDTQGSFKDLFNSKNLGRTLFIWVCYFFTLMVVYIMLSWLPSLFQELGFTRKEGATAQFYFMVSATVGTVILGVLTDRWKKAYVILLMYGGILAGLLALNAAGSLIQMYMASALVGSFVIGCQGVLYAFGGIVYPTEVRGTGIGVASAVGRVGAMLGPAIAGALLTAGYGAAGVISAAIPCIIISAIAMLLLVRKMNSTA, encoded by the coding sequence ATGGAAAAATCAGACAATAAGCATGCGATAGTCACGGTAGGGATCTGTTTCCTGATCGCCGTGATTGAAGGCTTAGATATTCAGGCGGCTGGTATTGCAGCAGCGGGTATTCGTGAGCATTTTGGTCTCGATAGCTCGCAATTGGGTGTGTTTTTTAGTGCAGGGATTCTGGGTCTATTGCCTGGTGCACTGGTTGGTGGGCGTATTGCAGACCGTATCGGTCGTAAAACAGTTTTAATTTGGTCTACTGCAATCTTTGCAGTATTCACATTATGTACGATATGGGTAAATAGCTTTAACTCATTATTGGCAGTGCGTTTCCTTGCTGGTGCTGGTCTAGGTGCTGCGATGCCAATTCTGATTACACTTGCATCTGAAGCAGTATCGCCTGCAAACCGTGGTCGTGCGGTAGGCTTGATGTACTGTGGTATGCCAGTGGGTGCAGCGATCTTATCTTTGGTTGCAAGTACAGAGTTTGGTTCTGACTGGAAAAATATTTTCTACCTCGGTGGTTTGTTACCAATCATTGTGATTCCCGTGATGCTGTTCTTGTTACCTGAATCTAAAGAATATTTAAAAGCAAAAGACAAAGCGAACAATGCGCCAGCAGATACAGTTGACACACAAGGTTCATTCAAAGATTTGTTTAACTCAAAAAATCTAGGTCGTACTTTATTCATTTGGGTGTGCTACTTCTTCACATTGATGGTGGTTTACATCATGTTGAGCTGGTTGCCTTCATTGTTCCAAGAGCTTGGCTTCACACGTAAAGAAGGTGCAACTGCGCAGTTCTACTTCATGGTGAGTGCAACTGTAGGTACCGTAATTCTAGGTGTATTAACAGACCGTTGGAAAAAAGCCTACGTCATTCTGTTGATGTACGGTGGTATCTTGGCAGGACTATTAGCACTGAACGCTGCAGGTTCATTAATTCAAATGTACATGGCTTCAGCATTGGTTGGTTCATTCGTGATTGGTTGTCAAGGTGTACTCTACGCATTTGGTGGTATCGTTTACCCAACTGAAGTTCGTGGCACAGGTATTGGGGTTGCGTCAGCTGTAGGTCGTGTAGGCGCAATGCTTGGGCCAGCAATTGCGGGCGCATTACTCACCGCGGGTTATGGTGCAGCAGGTGTAATCTCAGCAGCGATTCCATGTATCATCATTTCAGCGATTGCGATGTTGTTATTGGTTCGTAAGATGAACAGCACTGCATAA
- the pncA gene encoding bifunctional nicotinamidase/pyrazinamidase, with protein sequence MQNAALIVVDIQRGFTPGGNLAVAHADQIIPNINRLGPYFDNIVLTQDWHPENHISFAENHSGKTPFEMIQLEYGPQVLWPSHCVQGTEDAELHPELDLPQAQLVIRKGFHPHIDSYSAFMEADQKTSTGLAGYLRERGIDTVFIVGIATDFCVAWTAIDARKLGFQTFVISDATKGIDLNGSLQHAWQDMLAQGVKRIYMKDIIQAA encoded by the coding sequence ATGCAGAATGCGGCACTGATTGTGGTGGATATACAACGAGGATTTACTCCGGGAGGTAATCTGGCTGTGGCACATGCCGATCAGATTATTCCGAATATCAACCGATTGGGACCATATTTTGACAATATTGTACTGACTCAGGACTGGCATCCAGAAAATCATATTTCCTTTGCCGAAAACCATTCTGGTAAAACACCTTTTGAGATGATTCAGCTGGAGTATGGTCCGCAAGTCCTGTGGCCTAGCCATTGTGTGCAAGGCACTGAAGATGCAGAGCTGCATCCTGAGTTGGATCTGCCACAGGCACAGCTGGTCATCCGTAAAGGCTTTCATCCGCATATCGACAGCTACTCTGCCTTTATGGAAGCGGACCAAAAGACCAGTACCGGTCTGGCGGGTTATTTACGAGAGCGTGGTATTGATACGGTATTTATTGTAGGCATTGCGACGGACTTCTGTGTGGCCTGGACCGCGATAGATGCACGTAAGCTGGGCTTTCAAACCTTTGTTATTTCAGATGCGACTAAGGGCATTGACCTGAATGGTTCGCTGCAACATGCCTGGCAGGACATGCTGGCTCAAGGCGTGAAGCGTATTTATATGAAAGACATCATTCAAGCTGCTTAA
- a CDS encoding bile acid:sodium symporter family protein, whose protein sequence is MSALLRFTQFIQKTFALWVMLFSGIALLVPEAFVWLRAYIPWMLGIIMFGMGMTMTVGDFKSVLQSPKAVAIGVVAQFVVMPGLAFLLCQLFQLPAEIAIGVILVGCCPGGTASNVITYMAKGNTALSVACTSVSTLLAPLLTPAVFYLLASQWIEINAMSILVSILQVVLFPIVLGLIVRAILKTKVEAYIQVMPVVSVVAIVAIVAAIIAGSKTQILESGLMILGIVALHNGLGYLLGYWAARIFKLQEIDCRAVSIEVGMQNSGLGVALAATHFAASPMTAVPSAIFSLWHNISGPILATYWARQKIQSPVDQPKS, encoded by the coding sequence ATGTCAGCATTACTACGCTTCACACAATTTATTCAAAAGACCTTTGCACTATGGGTCATGCTCTTTTCTGGCATTGCCTTGCTGGTCCCTGAAGCTTTTGTCTGGTTGAGAGCTTATATTCCGTGGATGTTGGGCATCATCATGTTCGGCATGGGTATGACCATGACCGTGGGCGATTTTAAAAGTGTTCTGCAAAGTCCGAAAGCCGTGGCGATTGGTGTCGTCGCCCAGTTTGTGGTGATGCCAGGCCTGGCTTTTCTACTGTGTCAGCTGTTTCAGCTCCCTGCAGAAATTGCGATAGGCGTGATTCTGGTGGGTTGCTGCCCGGGCGGAACGGCATCGAATGTGATTACCTATATGGCCAAGGGTAATACCGCTTTATCGGTGGCCTGTACTTCGGTATCGACCTTACTCGCTCCATTACTGACTCCAGCAGTATTTTATCTGTTGGCCAGCCAGTGGATTGAGATCAATGCCATGTCGATACTGGTGTCAATTCTACAGGTGGTCTTGTTTCCGATTGTGTTGGGCCTGATTGTACGGGCTATTCTTAAAACTAAGGTTGAAGCGTATATCCAGGTTATGCCGGTCGTGTCAGTGGTGGCGATTGTTGCGATTGTGGCTGCAATTATTGCAGGCAGTAAAACCCAGATTCTGGAGTCCGGTTTAATGATTTTAGGCATCGTCGCCTTACACAATGGCTTGGGTTATTTACTTGGCTACTGGGCTGCTCGTATCTTTAAGCTCCAGGAAATTGATTGCCGCGCGGTATCGATTGAAGTCGGGATGCAGAACTCTGGTTTGGGTGTCGCGCTGGCAGCAACACATTTTGCTGCTTCACCAATGACAGCTGTGCCAAGTGCGATTTTCAGTTTATGGCACAATATTTCAGGGCCCATACTCGCGACCTATTGGGCACGTCAAAAAATCCAAAGTCCAGTTGACCAACCGAAATCTTAA
- the ppk1 gene encoding polyphosphate kinase 1, which yields MTNFQHTSATYFNREQSLFEFHQRVLAQAMNPSLPLLERLNFLIIFSRNLDEFFEIRVAGLMKQLDLNALTRTPDAIPTEQVLEDLSKVIHQAVQQQYDILNHTILPQLQSQGIHYIQYQDILHKHKAWIQDYFTRQVKPVLTPISLDPSHPFPRLVNKSLNFIVSLEGRDAFGRSIELAIVPAPRSLPRLICLPKEVAGNEQEQIFLTAIIQQHISDVFPGMKATGCYAFRVTRNADLVLAEDVDDLAVALKDELSSRRFGRAVRLEIEDDCPQSIIDYLLNEFDLDTRQLYKISGPINLPRMSMSFNRPELKYPIFNPVIPKVLRKKHTIFDTLKKQDVLLHHPFDSFQPVIQMLKDAANDPNVLAIKQTLYRSGPDSEIVQVLAEAARNGKEVTAVIELRARFDEESNIMVANILQEAGAVVVYGIVGYKTHAKMILIVRREHQELCRYVHLGTGNYHAGNAKMYTDYGLMTTHHDICEDVHLMFQELTGMGKMAKLKCLLHAPFTLHSELLKLIEQEIEYTQQGQQGHIIIKVNALTEPMLITALYRASQAGVKVDLIIRSICCLIPQIAELSEQIHVRSIVGRFLEHTRVYYFRHAGQDKLYCASADWMGRNLFSRVETCFPIFDAKIKQRILKHGLLNYLQDNQNAWKLQGNGTWHKVQPAVGEAAHNAQQYLIQKAAQKI from the coding sequence ATGACAAATTTTCAACACACATCGGCGACATATTTTAATCGCGAGCAATCCTTGTTTGAATTTCATCAACGCGTTTTGGCTCAGGCCATGAATCCAAGTTTACCTTTACTTGAGCGTTTGAATTTTCTCATTATTTTTTCGCGTAATTTAGACGAGTTTTTTGAAATTCGAGTTGCAGGCTTAATGAAGCAGCTCGACTTAAATGCACTGACACGTACGCCTGATGCGATTCCAACAGAACAAGTGCTTGAGGACTTGTCTAAGGTGATTCATCAAGCGGTGCAACAACAATACGATATTTTAAATCATACGATTTTGCCGCAGTTACAAAGCCAAGGTATTCATTACATTCAGTATCAAGATATCTTGCATAAGCATAAAGCTTGGATTCAGGACTATTTTACTCGCCAGGTAAAGCCGGTATTAACGCCGATTAGTCTAGATCCTTCGCATCCATTTCCACGATTGGTGAATAAAAGCCTGAACTTCATTGTGAGTTTAGAAGGGCGCGATGCTTTTGGCCGCTCAATTGAATTGGCGATTGTGCCAGCACCACGTTCTTTGCCGCGTTTAATTTGTTTACCCAAAGAAGTGGCCGGCAATGAACAAGAACAGATTTTCCTGACTGCGATTATTCAACAGCACATCAGTGATGTATTTCCTGGCATGAAAGCGACGGGGTGTTATGCATTTCGTGTCACACGTAATGCCGATTTAGTCCTTGCCGAAGACGTGGATGATTTGGCGGTGGCATTGAAAGATGAGCTTTCATCACGGCGGTTTGGCCGTGCGGTACGTTTAGAAATCGAAGATGATTGTCCACAAAGTATTATTGATTATTTGCTCAATGAGTTCGATCTCGATACACGTCAACTCTATAAAATCAGTGGCCCGATCAATCTGCCACGTATGTCGATGAGTTTTAATCGACCAGAATTGAAATATCCGATTTTTAATCCTGTGATTCCGAAAGTATTAAGAAAAAAACATACGATCTTCGACACACTGAAAAAACAAGATGTACTGCTACATCATCCCTTTGATTCTTTTCAGCCAGTGATTCAAATGTTGAAAGATGCTGCCAATGACCCAAATGTCTTGGCCATTAAGCAAACTTTATACCGTAGTGGCCCAGATTCAGAAATTGTTCAAGTCCTGGCGGAAGCTGCGCGTAATGGGAAAGAAGTCACAGCCGTGATTGAGTTACGTGCCCGTTTTGATGAAGAATCGAATATTATGGTGGCCAATATTCTGCAAGAAGCAGGTGCGGTGGTGGTATATGGCATTGTAGGCTATAAAACACATGCCAAAATGATTTTGATCGTACGCCGTGAACATCAGGAACTGTGTCGTTATGTGCATTTAGGTACCGGCAATTATCATGCGGGCAATGCCAAAATGTACACCGACTATGGGCTCATGACGACGCATCATGACATCTGTGAAGATGTGCACTTGATGTTCCAGGAGCTCACCGGTATGGGTAAAATGGCAAAATTAAAATGCCTGTTACACGCCCCATTTACCTTACATAGTGAGTTGCTAAAACTTATTGAACAAGAAATTGAATATACCCAACAAGGTCAACAAGGGCACATCATCATTAAAGTTAATGCGTTGACTGAACCCATGTTGATTACTGCCCTGTATCGTGCCTCGCAAGCTGGTGTTAAAGTCGATTTAATTATTCGTTCAATTTGCTGTTTGATTCCACAGATTGCAGAATTGTCTGAGCAGATCCATGTGCGTTCAATTGTGGGACGTTTCTTAGAACATACCCGTGTGTATTATTTCCGTCATGCGGGGCAAGACAAACTCTACTGTGCAAGTGCCGATTGGATGGGACGGAATTTATTCTCCCGTGTGGAAACCTGTTTCCCTATTTTTGATGCGAAAATTAAACAACGTATTTTAAAACATGGTTTGCTTAATTATTTGCAAGACAACCAAAATGCATGGAAGTTACAAGGCAACGGTACTTGGCATAAAGTACAGCCTGCAGTGGGTGAAGCAGCACATAATGCACAACAATATTTGATACAAAAAGCAGCACAAAAGATCTAA
- the serB gene encoding phosphoserine phosphatase SerB, whose translation MREIILISFLGPDQPNQFTRLMQVLSAHTLQILDVGQAVIHNQLTLGIVVSSDDQTATALAMKEILILAHDIGLTVRFKPISITEYNQWVKEGGQTRYIVTALAPELKASHLQAVTQIVSSQGFNIETVTRLSGRPVLDGDDVDAGPKRACVQFSLKGQMLDAAAMRTACLSLSTALNVDVAVQEDNVYRRNRRLVCFDMDSTLIEQEVIDELAIEAGVGAQVAEITERAMQGELDFQQSFRARVALLKGMDASVLPKIAERLTITEGAERLISTLKALGYRTAILSGGFQYFAEYLQAKLGIDEVHANVLDVQDGIVTGEVKGHIVDGARKAHLLMTIAEEMGISLEQAIAVGDGANDLPMLSIAGLGVAFRAKPLVRQNANQAISSVGLDGVLYLLGVHDKDLSRA comes from the coding sequence ATGCGAGAAATCATTCTTATATCATTCTTAGGACCCGACCAGCCTAATCAATTTACACGATTAATGCAGGTTTTGTCCGCTCATACCTTACAGATCCTGGATGTTGGGCAAGCGGTTATTCATAACCAGTTAACCTTAGGTATTGTTGTATCTTCGGACGACCAGACCGCTACCGCATTAGCCATGAAGGAAATCCTGATTCTAGCACATGATATCGGGTTAACAGTGCGCTTTAAACCGATCTCTATCACAGAATACAATCAATGGGTCAAAGAAGGCGGTCAGACCCGCTATATCGTGACCGCATTGGCCCCGGAATTAAAGGCTTCCCACTTGCAAGCCGTAACCCAGATCGTGTCCAGCCAGGGTTTTAATATTGAAACCGTCACCCGACTCTCCGGTCGTCCGGTACTGGATGGTGATGATGTAGATGCTGGGCCAAAACGTGCCTGTGTGCAGTTCAGCCTGAAAGGTCAGATGCTGGATGCCGCTGCGATGCGTACAGCCTGCCTGAGTCTGTCTACGGCACTGAATGTCGATGTTGCCGTTCAGGAAGACAATGTTTACCGTCGTAACCGTCGTCTAGTGTGCTTCGATATGGACTCGACCCTGATCGAGCAGGAAGTGATTGATGAATTGGCAATTGAAGCAGGTGTCGGTGCGCAGGTGGCTGAAATCACCGAACGTGCCATGCAGGGTGAGCTGGACTTCCAGCAAAGCTTCCGTGCACGTGTAGCACTCTTAAAAGGCATGGACGCATCTGTTCTACCGAAGATTGCCGAGCGCCTGACCATTACTGAAGGTGCAGAACGTCTGATCTCTACCTTAAAAGCATTGGGTTACCGTACCGCAATCCTTTCTGGTGGATTCCAGTACTTTGCTGAGTATCTGCAAGCTAAACTCGGTATTGATGAAGTACATGCTAATGTCCTTGATGTACAGGACGGGATTGTGACCGGTGAAGTCAAAGGTCATATTGTGGATGGTGCACGTAAAGCACATCTGTTAATGACGATTGCTGAAGAGATGGGTATTTCTCTGGAACAGGCAATTGCCGTGGGCGATGGCGCCAATGACCTGCCAATGCTCTCGATTGCCGGTTTAGGTGTCGCATTCCGTGCCAAGCCACTGGTTCGTCAGAATGCCAATCAGGCGATTTCCAGTGTCGGTCTGGATGGCGTGCTGTACCTGCTTGGTGTGCATGATAAAGACCTCAGCCGTGCCTGA
- the aciT gene encoding AciT family ciprofloxacin tolerance protein, whose amino-acid sequence MVTANLATIVGFGLVAAAVLVVFFSPYRRWLSFMVAGMFTWVLIEVIRLGTQTLFELTMTYGYLAALSSVMVIVTLLLLREDRRAERALAKRRCIEHTPVYEDDQQQLSSR is encoded by the coding sequence ATGGTAACAGCAAATTTAGCAACAATTGTGGGCTTTGGCCTGGTAGCCGCTGCTGTACTTGTTGTGTTCTTCTCGCCGTATCGTCGCTGGTTAAGTTTTATGGTGGCTGGAATGTTTACCTGGGTACTGATTGAAGTCATCCGCCTGGGAACACAGACACTATTTGAACTGACAATGACTTATGGTTATTTAGCTGCATTATCGAGCGTCATGGTCATAGTAACGCTACTGTTGCTGCGTGAAGATCGTCGCGCTGAGCGTGCACTGGCCAAGCGCCGCTGCATCGAACATACACCTGTTTATGAAGATGACCAGCAGCAGTTATCCAGCCGATAA
- a CDS encoding SCP-2 sterol transfer family protein, giving the protein MKLSSIPVLKLPLVDVSTDPLDLLVAGLALRMKQLARTSPKFIELVHERQFRIQIGTDEGLARQIIVNNGHIDTVSGNAEPADFVLQFADSEQGVKTLMKGDPTAFMTGMQNGSIKMEGDFGLLVWFNQVAKMIPPKLPKPVKEKVKMVRQFIKEKTGK; this is encoded by the coding sequence ATGAAACTGTCGTCAATTCCTGTCCTGAAACTTCCTTTGGTGGATGTCAGTACCGACCCGCTTGATTTACTGGTTGCAGGCTTGGCTTTGCGTATGAAGCAGTTGGCACGTACCAGTCCAAAATTTATTGAACTGGTTCATGAGCGTCAGTTCCGTATCCAGATCGGTACAGATGAAGGTCTGGCTCGCCAGATTATTGTCAATAACGGTCATATTGATACCGTATCAGGAAATGCTGAGCCGGCAGATTTCGTGTTGCAGTTTGCAGACAGTGAGCAGGGCGTTAAAACACTGATGAAAGGTGACCCAACCGCATTTATGACGGGTATGCAAAACGGCAGCATCAAAATGGAAGGTGATTTTGGTTTATTGGTCTGGTTTAACCAGGTTGCGAAGATGATTCCACCAAAATTGCCAAAACCGGTGAAAGAAAAAGTGAAAATGGTACGTCAGTTTATTAAAGAGAAAACCGGTAAATAA